A region from the Dendropsophus ebraccatus isolate aDenEbr1 chromosome 1, aDenEbr1.pat, whole genome shotgun sequence genome encodes:
- the LOC138799619 gene encoding transmembrane 4 L6 family member 4-like: MCTGDCAKFIGVSLYPFCALSIICNILLLFPGWSTEAVNDPQEKLTPEVLYFGGLLGSGLLVLIPAICIQYTGRRGKLNNRIGMLVSIILAAVAVCGSIYGFVTSLLGLLHGPQCYYKFINGNQRWVSPFKLDRQFIDLDRSYLFHREVWSRCTLPVGVVEFNVIFFATIMVSSSIQIVLCAIQMINGLLGFLCGTCQRRLY, translated from the exons ATGTGCACAGGAGATTGCGCCAAGTTCATCGGGGTCTCCCTGTACCCATTCTGCGCCCTGAGTATTATATGTAACATATTACTGCTCTTCCCTGGCTGGAGCACGGAGGCGGTGAATGACCCCCAGGAGAAGCTAACCCCTGAGGTCCTGTACTTCGGAGGACTCCTCGGCAGTGGATTACTG GTCCTTATTCCTGCAATATGCATACAGTACACCGGCCGCCGAGGGAAACTTAACAACCGAATTGGG ATGTTGGTCTCCATCATCTTGGCAGCAGTTGCTGTTTGTGGATCCATCTATGGATTTGTCACCTCCCTGCTTGGCCTCCTCCATGGTCCCCAGTGTTATTACAAGTTCATCAATGGAAACCAACGCTGGGTGTCACCCTTCAAATTAGACAGGCAATTTATAGA CCTGGACCGCAGCTACCTGTTCCATAGAGAGGTCTGGAGCCGTTGTACTTTGCCAGTGGGTGTAGTTGAGTTCAATGTCATCTTCTTCGCCACCATCATGGTATCCAGCTCCATACAAATCGTGCTCTGCGCCATTCAGATGATAAACGGTTTATTAGGCTTCCTCTGCGGCACCTGCCAAAGGAGACTCTACTAG
- the LOC138799687 gene encoding transmembrane 4 L6 family member 5-like encodes MCTGKCAKCIGGALYPLALICIACNILLFFPGWSLEAAENPGEKLTTEVSTFLGIVGGGILVFITAVQIQASGRKGCCGNRFGMFLSILCAAIGLAGSLFCLVTCVVAIHRGPICGYYDTGHINTTAPSPTGSGNLTWGRPLEKPLPEYNNENYIYHRDTWSKCVEPPNVVEFNFILFSIMLGASSFEVILCAFQLFNGLFGVICGTCNKEKMNYKDMEKDTDSDKDSDSIHKKKEAKC; translated from the exons ATGTGCACCGGCAAATGCGCCAAATGTATTGGGGGAGCCCTGTACCCCTTGGCTCTCATCTGCATCGCGTGTAatattctcctcttcttcccaggATGGAGCTTGGAGGCCGCGGAGAACCCCGGGGAGAAACTGACGACCGAGGTGTCCACTTTCTTGGGCATTGTGGGAGGCGGAATACTG GTCTTCATTACGGCCGTGCAGATTCAGGCATCTGGAAGGAAGGGCTGCTGCGGGAACAGATTTGgg ATGTTCCTCTCCATCCTGTGCGCTGCTATTGGACTGGCTGGATCACTCTTTTGCCTGGTTACATGTGTGGTAGCGATACACCGAGGACCCATCTGTGGCTATTATGATACAGGCCACATAAATACTACCGCCCCCTCTCCTACTGGGAGTGGCAACCTTACCTGGGGGCGCCCATTAGAAAAGCCATTGCCTGAATATAA CAATGAAAACTATATCTACCATAGAGACACATGGAGTAAATGTGTAGAACCCCCAAATGTGGTGGAGTTTAACTTTATCCTGTTCTCGATCATGTTGGGTGCCAGCTCTTTTGAGGTCATCCTTTGCGCTTTTCAGCTATTTAATGGTCTGTTTGGTGTTATCTGCGGCACATGTAACAAGGAGAAGATGAACTATAAGGACATGGAGAAGGACACTGATTCCGATAAGGACTCTGATTCTATTCATAAGAAGAAAGAGGCCAAAT GCTAA